DNA from Drosophila busckii strain San Diego stock center, stock number 13000-0081.31 chromosome 2R, ASM1175060v1, whole genome shotgun sequence:
TTTCAGTCAGCCAAATAACTGTCAGAGCgtctgcatataaaaatagaaactGCTTATATATAGCAGCATGAATTTGGCATTAGCTgctacacacaaaaataaaataagaaaatcaacaatataaatgcataaataaggATCAGCGCAAAATGACAGCACAGAGTGCGCCAAAGTCAAAAGTCAATGCTCAGAATATTCAATATGAAAAatgcgcataataaaaatatatataatatatatatatgcgtgtgtgtgtgtgtgtgtgggtgtgagtgagtgtgcaACTTTATACGCTTGATAAATTGTAGTTGAGCGTCTTTGGCAGTTCTTGCTTGAGAATTCGCTGTGAAATTTACTTATGCTTGACTGTCACgccaacagacagacagacagacagacagtctaATCTGCAGCAGTCAGCTGGCATGCTGAGATACTTATGCACAGCCAGTTCTTTTGCTGTAGTTTAAGGTGGCATACTTAGCACCCAAGCTAGCTGTGTAATTAAACTTCAAACTGCTGCAGGCTCTGGTCACAGACTGAAGCTTTGAGTCCTTGCACTCAGCGCTTGTCTTCAACAGTGCTTGACAAGCTgactatatatctatatatcaaCATAAATCTGcgcatatttgtttgctgctgttgctgcagtcaTTGGCAGCGGCCGTTCCGTTGCTTGTTTGCCCCTTGGGCAACATGCGTGGCGCACAGTGCGTTGTCATGTTGTTCATATGGCCGAGTGCTGCACGGGATTTACGTTCTCGGCGCTTTGTTTTGTGTCGAAATGTCGCACGTCACTCAGCCATAagatatttatgcagctgctgtaaaaagcataataaagaaacgaaacgaaagcaGCGGCTTATGCTGCGCCGCGAGTATTTTTCACATCAATtcatttattgtaaaatacGCTGGCATcagccagttgttgttgcttaaactACTTCAATGTATACGTTAAACATATGTAAacacatatattattattaaattagttttattttgcaattgttgcgcgcttatatgtattatattattttacttgtattttttggtaaatgcaaaactgcagacaaataaacaaaataagcattactgtgtctgtttgtatgtgtgtgtgtgtgtggctgtatTTTTTGCGCTTGTTATCTTTGGCATATACGTTGGTTATTTATGTTGAGAATTGAGTTTTGCAGTAGCTTTAACCAAcacattacatttatatagtacaacaatttgttaattagaACTACACTTAATGACTGATCTCGTTTGCCTACACATTAATAGATATTGATATGGACGCTTATATTGTAAACACTAGAATAcgaaaagcacacacaaactaTTGGAACTTgacaattttatacaaatgttgtcaattgtataaaattgtcGCTGTGTGCAAAAGTTTGCGCGTGTCTGTGGCTGAGTATACTTATTATTTGTCTGAGATGCCTAAAGCTACGTATACAtttagagatagagagagagagagactggctggctggactTAGCGACTAACGTTTTATGgaaatatttagttgcagcacacacacttaagcaCTTAGTTAGTATTTGCTCTGCTCatccaaaaacaaacaattagttttcattttagaatttttgcgcttagtgttgttgttatgaGATCTGCTGaaagacaaaacaaatatgtacGAGTTGCATATTTCCATAGACAGTAGAGTAGAACTAAatgacgcatacgccatgtgacGAGGCTAGTAAGCTCCAATTTGTATAACCTAAGGCAAatattagttagttagttagttagctaTATACACAAAATCGTAAATCTATGCGCGAtgcttcatttcatttacagACGTTTCacatataattatttcattttctgCGCGTTACACACGCACGTTACACAAACTTTATGAGGCATGGCGCTGGTGGTTCACTGAAGCTCTCACTGGGCTTGCTTACGCCTGCACAACGAATTGCACTACGCTATTCACTGTGCTAGTGTTTACTGtagctgttgtttttgttgttgttatgcttggtgttgttgtggtttgtgttgtttgtgttgtcgCACACTCCTCGCTGGGCCGCCGCTTGACCAGCATTTGACTTGAGCGGACCGCAATCCATTCGTTGCGCCCCGCATCAAACCAAGTCAGGCCAAGATTATAGCGCCCATTGAGATTCGCGTGCTGGCAATGAGAGAACCACCAGCCACCCTCATAGTTAGCAGCACAGTGCGTCTGCGATATATCGCGATCATCATCAATGGCCGAGAACTGCATGCCCTGCTGATAGTTCAGCGCATCCGATGCATTGCCAACATACTCGCCAATATGCAGCCTATAGCCATCGTCGCGCGATGagatatagaaatatttatattcagcCACCCAATTGTTATCGTAGATGTCCTGCATTTGCACACGCAGCTGTGAGCAGTTGTTCAGCGTCAGATGATGCAGCTGCTCGTTGCCCATCCAGTACTCGCCGCCCGGCGTGCCAAAACCCTGGGCATAGTCCGCCCAGCTGCGATTGAAGTCGACGCTGCCATCGTAGCGACGCTGCACTGTGGTCCAGCCATCGGCACTGCAGTGCGTCATTAGTGGATGATGCTGGCCAGCGGGCGCTATCAAATGCAGCCCATCCACATGCGCTGACAGCTCACCGCAGTCCAGCGGCAGCTTATTCACAATGGCCTCATACTGCGACTCCACGCTCTCCAGCTCGGCCACCAGTGTGGCAGCCAAAGCATTGTCTATGGCCAATTGACTcaattgtggctgctgctgctgatgatgagcACGCTTATGTGGCTTGTTCAAGTGTGTGAGCTGTAAGTTGGCAGAAAAGAGAAATAAGAACAATTAGCAATCAGCAACTTACAGTTGGTCTTAACTTagttattacatttaaatgctaataaaattagagcatgtgcaacagctgccaataCGATTTCAAACAACTGAAGGCGagaatataattataatattttaattattatatttgtatttaatttattgagctTTAAGCATTAATCAGCACCGAAAGTAATTGTAACTTAAACAGTAGTTcagctttgaaataaaaacaatataactAGCAATTATTTCAGCTACTAATTATTTAACTActatgctttattatttatttagctaactTACCTTATTGTGCAGTTCGGTGTTGACCAGCGACTGCAGGCGGTCGACATTcgtttgcagctgctccacatTGCCGACAAGCTTCTTGACACCCTCACGCTCGTCCTGTAATGCGCTGACACTCACGGCCATGGCCTGCAGCGAACGTGCCGCATTCTTGCCCTCCTCGCGCACCAAATTCTGTTCGGAGCTAATTTGCGCATTGGCAAACTCCAGCTTGGATATCTCGTGCCGCAGCTCGGGTATGCTCTTGTCCATTTTAGTTTGCAACGCTTCGACGTCTTCGAGCAGCTCCAGCATGGAGGTGTGCAGCTTGTCCAGCGTGGCAATTTGACggctcaaattgaaattggcattggcaatgCGGTGTTGCTCCAGTTCAATGCTGCGCACACGCTCGTCAATGTGATGATACTTGAGTTCGTTCAGCTGGCGACGCAGCTGACGTTGCCCCAATTGCAGgttgtgcagctgctgctgttggtagcGGCAGTGGCGACGGCGATGATCGGCTAACTCGATGTTGggctgcaagcaaaatgaaGCGGCAAGAAAAACTTTAGtaagcgcacaaaagtatgctaaggatttttgcattaaagttAAGTTACCCTTTGTGCCATGTTGTCTTGGCATAATATGACCTATATATGCACTATAGTTGCGACGCTGGGGGAATTGAATACTGAAAtccatttattataaatgcatttcataAACCCAAAGCTGGCTGAgctagctgcagcagcagcgacaacaacagcgaagTGGAATGCGTTTAAATCCCCAGCGCTGAGTGAGTTTTAGcatgtgacacacacacacacacacacgcacactataAGCTTGGCAGCTGTCTAcgcgtgtatatatatatatcatctatgtgtgtgtgtgcgttggtgTATGTGTAATCTAGCTGAGTGACAAGCGCTAACCAAGGTAATGTCATTTGGGTCACATTTGTGATTTTTCTATAGAAATGTAATGAATACATTTGCCCTTGCCaagcagccagtcagccagtcagccatcCAGCCAACGGCGCTCATTAAAAggcaaacttttttatttgctaatttttttcattgaaatttctgctgcttgctttctCTATAATTGACTAATAAAGTATGCGAAAGCAATGTGCGCTGCTAATgaatgcaaaaagcaacagcagcgaacaaagcgtagcaaaataaaattgaaagcattcaaatgtttaattaaatgatacgccagccagcaagccaaaagcaaaaagtaccAAACAAAGTTCATATGCTGAACAAAATATGctgaaatataatatacacttATGCATAATAAGttcagcatttgcttttaacaatGAAATTCaagcatttgctatttatagcaaatttatttgctcaaattgataagaaaaaaaaaacttttgttcaTTTAAAGTTACTGCGccaagtaaattattttttcgttggaaaaaaaagctttcaaaaaggcaagcaaagcagcttACAGCTAACAGTATTTCAATATacagtttcaatttgttgttttgtttattgcacatttgaaattcaattaagcgcACGTTGTTTATAAAACTGGAGCTGTCAATTTGTAGCGCCACTTGAAGGCAACGCAAACGTTTTGGGGCAGgcgtaaaaatatataaaaagcaaatatatataaaaagtttgtaGCCTGCTTTGGCGTTTTTATGCAAAAGCGCACGAACATTGCTAATACGCCACGTTCGACAGGCGGCGCTTATATCAATGCGCATAGTTGTGGGGCGGGCGATTTACAAGCAGGCAATGTcaacaatataattaaatgtgattTATGTGGCGACGCAAAAGTCGCAAAGCATAACGCTGAGCAATTAATAAAGGCCACAAGCCAAAGGCCAAAGTTGAAGTAATTTTAACAAGCGTTTACAACAAGTGACAGCTCGCGTTAATTGATATCGAAAttggcacataaatattttatgcatggCTAAGacaaatgtgtatgtgtgtgtgtgtgtgtgcgttgtaATAATTTAGAAACGCTAAGCAGTTGCCTAGGCTAATTAATtcagcaagagagagagagagagagagcgagacgtAAGCCGCTTGGTTCACAGTTTTTGGCTTGAAGTGAAATTTAACATGCTGTGCTGAAGTGAAAGCTAACAAGGATTTGCTATTAGCGCCAGCAGACTATGCTCtagtgtatatgtgtgtgtgtgtgtgcaaaaaagAACACAAAGCttaaatgctgctgccgctgctgctgctgctgctgctgctgctgctgctggatgcAGAATTGTCGTAAAAATTTAATAGGACTTTTGTGTGCCGCTtacaaaaaagagaaagcttgtctgtatgtgtgtgtgtgtgttgagggtgtgtgtgccacaaaatGTCATTAAGTTAATGTGCATttaggtgctgctgctgctgctgctgcttggagtTTAACCCGTGtgcataatttgaatttttattaaaaagtgcTGCGCTTTAAGCTTTTCAATTGTAGCcgctgcatatgcaaatatcaAGTTGGGGCTGCATGTAAGTCGAATTCTCAAGTGTATGCACAGGTTTCAATAAAGATAATTtggcttataaaataaatatcaagtACACGGCAGCCACAAGTTCGTTCAAAGACGAGCGAGCACTCGACcaatcaaacaaattgccagccaggcaggcagcacataaaacaaaagcgccaCAAATATCAACATGAATAAGGTAGCAATGCTGGgcttacacacatacagacatgtgcgtgtgtgtgtgtgcaaacaatacataaatttttgttgttttgctggGCTGTAACCGGATTCATTTGCTCAGTGCTGTTGCCTGGGCCCGCATGTGTGTTTGCCTGGCTAATTTAACAACAAGTTTCTCTCAtatgtagcagcaacaacaacaagaacaacgcACTACAAATACaggcccaaaaaaaaaataataaaagtgctTCATCTAAGACAATGACTGCCTTTTGTTTAGTCTTGtttgctctcgctctagctGCAGCTGGCAGACAGACAAGCATCAATAACCAATGATAAACATTTGCCTGTAACTGTTGCTAGTGACAGCTTCCATCAGCCGATTTGTTATGAAgctttatgtgtatatagcgtgtatctgtgtgtgtgtgacttttgTGTTATAAATCTGCACACACTGGCAATTAAAGCATTATATTCCAGCCTGCTGCAagttgtcagcagcagcagcagcagctgctcttgTATTTTTTGGGGTGCTCACCTCAATTAG
Protein-coding regions in this window:
- the LOC108595062 gene encoding protein scabrous, translating into MRRVNILCLICLLHAASGSNIVSDMNNMLRDAQSQSQSQSSSSTAASVASSSVELLRFVNDEDAELQVLANGAKVTKASSDNAKLSEQVRLLSKQLNALMTRRREDYEQLEHNLRKSLRLTTDAASVDADMRSELEQLRREVQALRATHGGNKERLTVEWLQQSISEIRKQLVELQRSAGAVAKDVRHESTAYEDLATIRSDYQQLKLELAAQRERQEQSEVLLVELREELMQQEQDFKHALNKQLNANANAKQQDSASIEEYSASQESSQQEPNIELADHRRRHCRYQQQQLHNLQLGQRQLRRQLNELKYHHIDERVRSIELEQHRIANANFNLSRQIATLDKLHTSMLELLEDVEALQTKMDKSIPELRHEISKLEFANAQISSEQNLVREEGKNAARSLQAMAVSVSALQDEREGVKKLVGNVEQLQTNVDRLQSLVNTELHNKLTHLNKPHKRAHHQQQQPQLSQLAIDNALAATLVAELESVESQYEAIVNKLPLDCGELSAHVDGLHLIAPAGQHHPLMTHCSADGWTTVQRRYDGSVDFNRSWADYAQGFGTPGGEYWMGNEQLHHLTLNNCSQLRVQMQDIYDNNWVAEYKYFYISSRDDGYRLHIGEYVGNASDALNYQQGMQFSAIDDDRDISQTHCAANYEGGWWFSHCQHANLNGRYNLGLTWFDAGRNEWIAVRSSQMLVKRRPSEECATTQTTQTTTTPSITTTKTTATVNTSTVNSVVQFVVQA